AAAGCTGATAAAAAAATAAAACCAGAGATACAAAAACGCATATTACGTATTATAGATAAGCATGGATATAAACCAAATATTGCTGCTCAGGGATTGGCTCGCAGAAAGACATTAACTGTAAATTTATGTATTCTTGGTTCATTAACAAAGTATGATTATCTTACTTATCATCAACATTACGACGCTCTGCGAGGTTTTTCAGAAGAACTTAATAATTTAGGATATGTAGTGAAAATAGTCCAAATACCTGAAAATTTGAATAGTGGTGAAATAGAAGAACAGATTCTAAAGCGAGAAAAATCAGATGGCGCTGCTTTTTTGATGAATTGGCCATCTCAATTAATAAGCAGTCTGGTAGATCAATTTAAAAAGCATAGATATCCGTATGTTTGTATGAATATTCATTTCAGGGAAGCAAAAATAAACTGTGTTTATGCAAATGATGAACAAGGTATGTATAAAGCAACTTCTCATTTAATTAAATTAGGGCATAAACTGGTTGGGATTATTGGGTATGCAAGTGGAGGTTCTATGTTTGAAGGATATAAGAAGGGACTAAAAGATAATGGGATAGATTTTACACAAGAATTAGTGGGCGTTGATACTTCCAGAAAAAAAATGGACCCATTCAAAATAGGTTATTTTCAAGTTAAAAAATTATTGAACGCATCAATCCCGCCTACAGGAATAGTTTGTCAAGATGATATAACTGCTTTTGGTGTGTTATATGCTTTAGCTGAACATGGAATTAAGGTTCCAGAACAAATAGCAGTAGTTGGATTTGGTGATGATGAATATTCAAAAATCACTATTCCCAAACTTACTACTGTAAGAAAATCCGGAGTAGATATTGGTAGGGAATCAGCTAAAATGTTGGTTGGAAAAATTTCTGATAGTGATTTTAATAAAACACCAACACAAAAAGTATTAGAAGAAGAGTTAATAATTCGAGAATCCTGCGGAGCGTCAAGATTAAAAAAAGGAATAACATCATGAGAAAGAAAATTCTTGCAATTAATGGCGGAAAACCAGTTAGGAAAAAACCCTTCCCATCATGGCCAATTCATGATCATCGTGAGAAAAAGGCTGTACTTGAAGTACTGGAAACCGGGAAATGGTTTTTTAGAGGAAAAGTAGAAGAATTTGAACAGAAGTTTGCTCAATATCAAGACGCCAAATTTGGTATTACTACTGTTAATGGAACAGTAGCATTAGAAGTAGCATTAGCTTGTTCTGGGATTGGAGTTGGGGATGAAGTTATTCTGCCCCCATATACTTTTATAGCTACTGCAACTGCTGTGATAAGAGTCGGAGCTATTCCAGTATTTGTAGATATTACTCCTGATACGTTGACAATAAATCCAGAAAAAATCGAGAAAGCTATTACTAAAAAAACAAAGGCTATTATACCGGTGCATGTTGCCGGTCATCCAGCAGACCTTGACCGTATTAAAAAAATTGCTAAAAAACACAATTTGATCATTATTGAAGATGCGTGTCATGCGTGGGGAACAGAATGGAGAGGTAAAAAAGTTGGTGCAACTGGTAATTTGGGTTGTTTTAGTTTTCAA
The window above is part of the bacterium genome. Proteins encoded here:
- a CDS encoding LacI family DNA-binding transcriptional regulator translates to MRKPKKVTISEIAKKAGTSVTAVSFVLNNKADKKIKPEIQKRILRIIDKHGYKPNIAAQGLARRKTLTVNLCILGSLTKYDYLTYHQHYDALRGFSEELNNLGYVVKIVQIPENLNSGEIEEQILKREKSDGAAFLMNWPSQLISSLVDQFKKHRYPYVCMNIHFREAKINCVYANDEQGMYKATSHLIKLGHKLVGIIGYASGGSMFEGYKKGLKDNGIDFTQELVGVDTSRKKMDPFKIGYFQVKKLLNASIPPTGIVCQDDITAFGVLYALAEHGIKVPEQIAVVGFGDDEYSKITIPKLTTVRKSGVDIGRESAKMLVGKISDSDFNKTPTQKVLEEELIIRESCGASRLKKGITS